A part of Microcoleus sp. bin38.metabat.b11b12b14.051 genomic DNA contains:
- a CDS encoding Uma2 family endonuclease, with translation MTTQLIKRLFTVKEYHQMIESGIFTKDDRVELIRGEIVQMAAVGRRHTSHVKRLTELFYIRLLSRVTIGVQDPVELGDRSEPEPDISLLRRRDDFYELGHPQSEDILLIVEVADTTAETDRNIKIPLYAEAGIAEVWLVDINEQCVVVYREPSLSGYQNIQRFQRGQTLSILAFPDIEIALGDVLG, from the coding sequence ATGACAACTCAGTTAATCAAGCGCCTGTTCACAGTAAAAGAATATCATCAGATGATTGAATCTGGCATCTTTACCAAAGATGATCGAGTTGAATTGATTCGAGGAGAAATTGTTCAAATGGCCGCCGTCGGTAGAAGGCACACATCCCATGTCAAGCGTCTGACAGAGTTATTCTATATCCGCTTATTATCGAGAGTAACGATTGGAGTCCAAGATCCTGTAGAATTGGGCGATCGCTCTGAACCTGAACCGGATATTTCCTTGCTGCGGCGGCGCGATGATTTTTATGAATTGGGACATCCTCAGTCAGAGGATATTTTACTAATTGTGGAAGTAGCGGATACAACCGCTGAAACTGACAGAAATATCAAAATTCCTCTTTATGCTGAAGCGGGTATTGCAGAAGTTTGGCTGGTAGATATTAACGAGCAATGTGTCGTAGTTTATCGGGAACCTTCTCTATCGGGATATCAAAATATTCAAAGATTCCAGCGGGGTCAGACTTTATCCATTCTAGCTTTTCCAGATATAGAAATTGCACTAGGTGATGTGTTGGGATAA
- a CDS encoding ATP-dependent Clp protease ATP-binding subunit: MFERFTEQAIKAIMLAQEEARRLGHNFVGTEQILLGLVGEGTGIAAKVLLDMGLNLKEARNEIENIIGRGSGFLPPEIPFTPRVKRIFETALNEARQLGHNYIGTEHILLGLIQDDEGVAAKVLQNLGIDRQRVRTQVIRAVGEVAAVPGGRGDGGGDRKIPTLEEFGTNLTKLAAAGKLDPVVGRENEIERVIQVLGRRTKNNPVLVGEPGVGKTALAEGLAQRIVNRNVPEILEDKQVISLDMGSLIAGTKFRGEFEERLTKIMAEIRAAGNIILVIDEIHTLVGAGAIQGSMDASNMLKPALARGELQCVGATTLDEYRKHIERDAALERRFQPIKVGEPSVAETIEILYGLRSAYEQHHRLTISDAALEAAATLSDRYINDRFLPDKAIDLIDEAGSRVHVLNSQTPPEVKELKKQLPAVSKEKDAAVREQDFDKAAKLRDRELEIEAQIAEATINKSQIRISPIVTEEDIAHIVANWTGVPVSKLTESESELLLHMEDTLHQRLIGQEEAVSAVSRAIRRARVGLKNPNRPIASFIFSGPTGVGKTELTKALATYFFGSEEAMIRLDMSEFMERHTVSKLIGSPPGYVGYDEGGQLTEAVRRRPYTVILFDEIEKAHPDVFNMMLQILEDGRLTDAKGRTVDFKNTLLIMTSNIGSRVIEKGGGGLGFEFAEGAADAQYSRVRNLVNEELKQFFRPEFINRLDEIIVFRQLNKEEVKQIADIMLQQVFGRLTEQGITLSVTDKFKDLLVTEGYNPSYGARPLRRAIMRLLEDVLAEEMLSGKLKDGQSAIVDVDENGVVKVLPSGESEPRLPEFALSH, translated from the coding sequence ATGTTTGAACGCTTTACAGAACAAGCCATTAAAGCAATCATGCTAGCCCAAGAGGAAGCGCGGCGCCTCGGTCACAATTTTGTAGGCACCGAGCAAATCCTTCTCGGACTCGTCGGCGAAGGCACTGGCATCGCTGCAAAAGTATTACTGGATATGGGCCTCAATTTGAAAGAGGCGCGCAACGAGATAGAAAATATTATCGGTAGAGGTTCCGGCTTCCTGCCGCCAGAAATTCCGTTTACACCCCGCGTCAAGCGCATTTTTGAGACGGCTCTGAACGAAGCGCGACAGTTAGGTCACAATTACATCGGTACCGAACACATCCTGCTTGGCTTGATTCAAGACGATGAAGGTGTGGCGGCGAAGGTGCTGCAAAACCTGGGAATCGATCGCCAGAGAGTTCGCACGCAGGTAATTCGCGCCGTGGGAGAAGTCGCGGCAGTACCCGGAGGCCGAGGAGATGGCGGTGGCGATCGCAAAATCCCGACTTTAGAAGAATTCGGCACTAACTTAACTAAGCTAGCAGCCGCCGGCAAACTAGATCCAGTCGTGGGTCGCGAAAATGAAATCGAGCGCGTGATCCAAGTGTTGGGGCGCCGCACGAAGAACAATCCGGTGCTCGTAGGCGAACCGGGAGTCGGCAAAACAGCCCTCGCCGAAGGCCTCGCCCAGCGCATCGTCAACAGAAACGTCCCGGAAATTTTAGAAGACAAACAAGTAATCAGCCTTGATATGGGTTCGCTGATTGCTGGTACAAAATTCCGCGGCGAATTTGAGGAACGGCTGACGAAAATCATGGCAGAAATTCGCGCTGCCGGCAACATCATTCTGGTAATCGATGAGATTCACACCTTAGTCGGTGCAGGTGCGATTCAAGGCAGCATGGATGCTTCCAATATGCTCAAACCCGCCCTCGCCCGAGGCGAATTGCAGTGTGTCGGCGCCACAACCTTGGACGAATACCGCAAGCACATCGAGCGCGACGCAGCCCTAGAACGCCGCTTCCAACCGATCAAAGTTGGCGAACCGAGCGTGGCTGAAACAATAGAAATATTGTACGGCTTGCGATCGGCCTACGAACAGCACCACCGACTGACAATTTCCGATGCAGCTTTAGAAGCAGCGGCTACACTGTCAGACAGATACATTAACGATCGATTTTTACCAGATAAGGCGATCGACTTAATTGACGAAGCAGGTTCCCGCGTCCACGTGCTGAACTCGCAAACCCCGCCCGAAGTTAAAGAACTCAAAAAACAACTTCCGGCCGTCAGTAAAGAAAAAGATGCTGCTGTGCGCGAACAAGACTTCGATAAAGCTGCAAAATTGCGCGATCGTGAATTAGAAATTGAAGCCCAAATCGCTGAAGCTACGATCAACAAAAGCCAGATCAGAATCTCTCCCATCGTCACTGAAGAAGACATCGCCCACATTGTGGCAAATTGGACGGGAGTACCTGTTAGCAAGCTGACAGAATCGGAATCGGAATTGCTGCTGCACATGGAAGACACCTTGCACCAACGCTTGATCGGCCAAGAAGAAGCTGTTAGCGCAGTTTCTCGGGCGATCCGCCGCGCGCGGGTTGGCTTGAAAAATCCCAATCGCCCGATCGCCAGTTTCATCTTTTCCGGCCCCACAGGCGTCGGCAAAACCGAACTGACAAAAGCCCTAGCCACATATTTCTTCGGTTCCGAAGAAGCGATGATTCGGTTAGATATGTCGGAGTTTATGGAACGCCACACTGTTTCCAAACTCATCGGTTCGCCTCCCGGTTACGTAGGCTACGACGAAGGCGGCCAACTAACAGAAGCAGTCCGTCGTCGTCCTTACACAGTGATCTTATTCGACGAAATCGAAAAAGCTCACCCGGATGTCTTCAACATGATGCTGCAAATCTTGGAAGACGGCCGCTTGACTGATGCCAAAGGTCGGACAGTAGACTTCAAGAATACGCTGCTGATCATGACATCAAACATCGGTTCGCGGGTAATTGAAAAAGGCGGTGGTGGTCTCGGTTTCGAGTTCGCTGAAGGTGCCGCAGACGCGCAGTACAGCCGCGTTCGCAACTTGGTAAACGAAGAATTGAAACAGTTCTTCCGTCCCGAATTTATCAACCGCTTGGATGAAATTATCGTCTTCCGCCAGTTGAATAAGGAAGAAGTCAAGCAGATTGCAGACATCATGTTGCAGCAAGTCTTCGGCCGCTTAACCGAACAGGGTATTACTTTGTCGGTGACAGACAAGTTCAAGGACTTGTTAGTTACAGAAGGCTACAATCCCAGCTACGGTGCTCGACCTTTGCGCCGCGCCATCATGCGGTTGTTGGAAGATGTACTGGCTGAGGAAATGCTGTCTGGGAAGCTGAAAGACGGTCAAAGTGCGATCGTAGATGTGGATGAAAACGGTGTGGTTAAGGTGTTACCGAGTGGTGAATCTGAGCCGAGATTACCGGAATTCGCATTAAGCCATTAA
- a CDS encoding chemotaxis protein CheA yields the protein MEIDEDVKEFLIEGYEYLNQIEEDLVALEQNDADPNVMNRIYRSLHTIKGNSGFLGAEKLEAVAHAGENLLSRLRDRTMAITPEITSALLETIDAVRSHMEALEKTGEESPIAHTALLDRLLQLQAAEGGQSEVEPSARSLESTPAALEVAAPEPEKLDLTTEPLCEKALLSIDQMAPPAITNTAAEQVNTADTESEKFKISDTAIRVDVGLLDKLMNLVGELVLCRNQILEFASTQTANVQNDDTLKSVSSRLNLVTSELQEGVMKTRMQPIRTIWNKFPRVVRDTAFSLGKQVQLDMEGEETELDKTLIEAIANPLTHLVRNCLDHGIETSEVRVTKGKPAVGRLLLRAYHESGQVNIEISDDGGGIDPDRIRTKAVQKGIFSAVDAARMSDREALNLIFMPSFSTAEKITNISGRGVGMDVVQTHIEKISGTIDVHSQVGKGTTFKLKIPLTLAIIPTLIITTGGDRYAIPQVNLLELMRLEGEQIKKIEMFHGTPVYRLRGRLLPLIYLNRELQLETEIVENGKKSQFDLDEALNIVVVQATDKPFGLVVDAINDTQEIVVKPLGKQLKSLACFAGATIMGDGKVALILDVHGIAQKTHMTEVQEKAILADENSRRESSEPPQQLFVFQGPDNRRMAIHLSRVCRLEEFPRHQLERVGKQSVVQYRNQIMPVIYLSAVFGSGGESADWGPSGLGGRSGAADDKLPLVVVSIGSEHQVGLVVDRILDIVEQAIDIKGTATQAGISYCAVIQGQVTEILDVDAVINSNLFGVEQMLASPR from the coding sequence ATGGAAATTGATGAAGATGTCAAGGAATTTTTGATTGAAGGCTACGAATATCTCAACCAAATTGAGGAGGATTTAGTAGCTTTAGAACAAAACGATGCCGATCCAAATGTGATGAACCGGATTTACCGCAGCTTGCACACGATTAAAGGCAATAGCGGCTTTTTGGGTGCAGAAAAACTGGAGGCGGTAGCCCACGCGGGAGAAAATTTGCTGAGTCGTTTGCGCGATCGCACAATGGCGATAACTCCTGAGATTACTAGCGCTTTGTTGGAGACAATCGATGCGGTGCGATCGCACATGGAAGCCCTGGAAAAGACGGGAGAAGAAAGCCCCATCGCCCACACCGCATTGCTCGATCGACTGTTGCAACTCCAAGCAGCCGAGGGCGGCCAATCCGAAGTAGAGCCGAGTGCGAGATCCCTTGAATCCACCCCCGCAGCTTTAGAAGTTGCCGCCCCGGAACCGGAAAAATTAGACTTGACAACAGAGCCTTTGTGTGAAAAAGCTTTATTGTCGATCGACCAAATGGCACCTCCCGCCATTACTAATACTGCCGCAGAACAGGTAAATACGGCAGATACAGAGAGCGAAAAATTCAAAATTTCCGACACTGCAATCCGAGTAGATGTCGGCTTGCTCGACAAACTAATGAACTTAGTAGGCGAACTCGTCTTGTGCCGCAACCAAATCTTAGAATTTGCCAGCACGCAAACAGCAAACGTCCAAAACGACGATACATTAAAATCAGTATCCAGCCGCTTAAACTTAGTTACTTCCGAACTGCAAGAAGGAGTAATGAAAACCAGAATGCAGCCAATTCGCACTATTTGGAACAAATTCCCCCGGGTAGTACGCGACACAGCATTCAGCTTGGGAAAACAAGTGCAGTTAGACATGGAAGGCGAAGAAACGGAATTAGATAAAACATTAATTGAGGCGATCGCCAACCCGCTCACCCACTTAGTCCGCAACTGTCTCGATCACGGCATCGAAACATCAGAAGTCCGCGTTACCAAAGGCAAGCCCGCCGTCGGGAGACTGCTGCTGCGAGCCTATCACGAAAGCGGTCAAGTAAACATTGAAATCTCCGATGACGGCGGGGGAATCGACCCGGATAGGATTAGAACTAAGGCGGTACAAAAAGGAATATTTTCGGCTGTTGACGCGGCGAGAATGAGCGATCGCGAAGCACTGAATTTAATTTTTATGCCCAGTTTCTCGACAGCCGAAAAAATCACCAATATCTCCGGTAGGGGAGTGGGGATGGACGTGGTTCAGACACATATTGAAAAAATTAGCGGCACGATCGACGTTCACAGTCAAGTCGGTAAAGGCACAACTTTTAAGCTAAAAATTCCTTTAACTCTGGCGATTATTCCGACATTAATTATTACTACCGGAGGCGACAGATATGCGATTCCTCAAGTCAATTTGCTAGAACTAATGCGCTTGGAAGGAGAACAAATTAAAAAAATAGAAATGTTTCACGGGACGCCCGTATATCGGTTGCGGGGGCGACTGCTGCCGCTGATTTATTTAAACCGGGAATTACAGTTAGAAACAGAAATTGTAGAAAACGGCAAAAAATCGCAATTCGACCTAGATGAGGCTCTGAATATTGTGGTGGTGCAAGCGACAGACAAACCTTTTGGGTTGGTGGTTGATGCCATCAACGACACGCAAGAAATTGTGGTTAAACCTTTAGGAAAACAACTAAAATCTCTAGCTTGTTTTGCGGGAGCAACTATCATGGGTGACGGTAAAGTTGCTTTGATTTTGGACGTGCATGGAATTGCTCAGAAAACCCACATGACGGAGGTTCAGGAAAAGGCTATTTTAGCTGACGAAAACAGTCGCCGCGAATCTTCAGAACCTCCGCAACAGTTGTTCGTATTTCAGGGCCCAGACAATCGGCGGATGGCAATTCACCTATCGCGAGTTTGCCGCTTGGAAGAGTTTCCCCGCCATCAGTTGGAGCGAGTCGGGAAGCAGAGTGTGGTACAGTATCGCAACCAAATTATGCCGGTGATTTATCTGTCGGCGGTGTTTGGTAGCGGTGGCGAGTCGGCTGATTGGGGGCCCAGCGGTCTTGGCGGGCGATCGGGCGCAGCAGATGATAAACTGCCGTTAGTCGTGGTGTCGATCGGCTCAGAGCACCAAGTGGGTCTAGTAGTCGATCGCATTCTGGACATTGTAGAACAGGCGATCGACATTAAAGGTACAGCTACTCAAGCAGGAATTTCATATTGTGCCGTGATTCAGGGTCAAGTTACGGAAATTCTCGATGTAGATGCAGTAATTAACAGCAATTTATTCGGAGTCGAGCAGATGTTGGCAAGCCCAAGATAA
- a CDS encoding response regulator, whose protein sequence is MLEQIEQAQEKFSVLDRVPIGLCVIDRDFTVLFWNRTLEQWTKKSKKEIVGTNLKTHFPQLDAPKYQSRLKQVFNNGLPAVFSPQLHQSLISSNLRNGKPRIQNTNVTPIPALEGEGFYALIAVQDISEVTQRIQNYQQEIKQRLVIEEELKRATTDAEAANRAKSEFLAMMSHEIRTPMNGVIGMTELLLDTQLSPNQRNFVNTIRTSGDALLAIINDILDFSKIEAGKLDLEREPFNLRNCVEEALDLVAMKAAEKQLDLACELDASVPAFLYGDVTRLRQILINLLGNATKFTEAGEVVVKVTAKLIARAAIEVAETDFVAAKNLGFDSQASRQKPALNFPFPDSGTHTPQCLEKSEIGNYQIQFTVRDTGIGISADRQNLLFRAFSQVDSSTTRKYGGTGLGLAISKRLSEIMGGTMWVESQIGKGSKFYFTIKAQAAPAPVEILNLNAPQPQLAGLRLLLVDDNATNRKIITLQAKSWGMVVRAAKSGAQALKVLQRQSLFDLAILDFHMPAMDGITLAEKMRDVPQGKNLPLMILSFGGRPSTREFQGRVEFAAFIYKPIKQAQLHEVLLRIINGECTINHPCVVQPQLTQEFAAKLHLKILIVDDVEVNQMVAAQILNKLGYNSDYASSGRAALDALERSEYDIVFMDMQMPEMDGLETTRLIRQRFARDLSLQNPDSAARFLATDEQSEDLTSPRENAKSTSPWIVAMTANAMQGDRELCLGAGMNDYITKPVRVQAIVQAIAAFDRETERSEFHPELKNPQPQPTDLASQVLSGDEMKNVEPEIDENAFQELKHLIARAGVLISQIEAGSQSIPPKYHPHIEEIIAVTGNIQLPALPAVTNPSSAPEKSQNSPLAAAATSLPKTATSAIEVPPLDSQTFEEIKELLGDEAQEFWSELVEKFLEVVPPRLQQLADAVNQADAPAMKASAHALRGACTTVGALPLFQLCAQLEQMARNDTIAGSEVLMCKIAAEYQRVKAALLSS, encoded by the coding sequence ATGCTAGAACAAATAGAACAAGCCCAAGAAAAATTCAGCGTTCTCGATCGAGTTCCCATCGGATTGTGCGTGATAGATCGCGATTTTACCGTGCTGTTTTGGAATCGGACTCTAGAGCAGTGGACAAAAAAGAGCAAAAAAGAAATAGTAGGAACCAACCTCAAAACTCACTTTCCTCAACTCGACGCACCTAAATATCAATCTCGCCTCAAACAAGTATTTAACAATGGATTGCCCGCCGTATTTTCTCCACAACTGCACCAGTCCCTAATTTCATCAAATCTACGCAACGGCAAACCGCGAATTCAAAATACCAACGTTACTCCCATACCAGCGCTCGAAGGAGAAGGTTTTTATGCTTTAATCGCGGTTCAAGATATTTCCGAAGTTACGCAGCGCATCCAAAACTACCAGCAAGAAATTAAGCAGCGATTAGTTATAGAAGAAGAACTCAAGCGCGCCACCACCGACGCCGAAGCTGCTAACCGAGCTAAAAGTGAATTTTTGGCAATGATGAGTCACGAAATCCGCACGCCGATGAACGGAGTTATCGGCATGACTGAGCTGCTCCTAGACACGCAACTGTCGCCAAACCAGCGAAATTTTGTGAATACAATCCGCACCAGCGGTGATGCTTTGCTGGCAATTATTAACGACATCCTCGACTTTTCTAAGATAGAAGCAGGCAAGCTGGATTTAGAACGAGAACCGTTTAATCTCAGAAACTGTGTTGAAGAAGCTTTAGATTTAGTCGCGATGAAAGCTGCTGAAAAACAGCTCGATTTAGCCTGCGAATTGGATGCCAGCGTCCCCGCTTTCCTGTACGGAGATGTCACCAGACTGCGACAAATTTTGATAAATTTGCTCGGTAATGCTACCAAATTTACCGAAGCAGGCGAAGTGGTAGTTAAAGTAACAGCAAAACTGATTGCCCGCGCTGCTATAGAAGTTGCCGAAACAGACTTTGTTGCTGCAAAAAATTTGGGCTTTGACAGCCAAGCATCCCGTCAAAAACCTGCTTTAAATTTTCCATTTCCAGACTCCGGTACTCACACTCCTCAATGTCTAGAAAAATCAGAAATTGGCAATTATCAAATTCAATTTACTGTCAGAGACACAGGCATCGGAATTTCAGCCGATCGCCAAAATCTACTATTTAGAGCCTTCAGTCAAGTTGACAGTTCCACCACTCGCAAATACGGCGGTACAGGCTTAGGTTTGGCAATCAGCAAACGCCTGAGCGAAATCATGGGCGGTACGATGTGGGTAGAAAGCCAAATCGGTAAAGGTTCTAAATTTTATTTTACCATCAAAGCTCAAGCAGCACCTGCTCCTGTAGAAATATTAAACCTGAATGCACCGCAGCCTCAACTAGCAGGTTTGCGGTTGTTGCTAGTTGACGATAATGCTACTAACCGCAAAATTATTACCCTCCAAGCTAAGTCTTGGGGAATGGTTGTGCGCGCTGCCAAATCCGGCGCCCAAGCGCTGAAAGTGCTGCAACGTCAAAGTCTGTTCGACTTGGCGATTTTAGACTTTCATATGCCCGCAATGGACGGCATTACTTTAGCTGAAAAAATGCGGGATGTTCCTCAAGGTAAAAATTTACCTTTAATGATTTTGAGTTTTGGCGGCCGGCCATCGACGCGGGAATTTCAAGGGCGAGTTGAATTCGCAGCTTTTATATACAAACCAATTAAGCAAGCGCAGCTCCATGAAGTTTTGCTCCGCATCATTAACGGGGAATGTACTATAAATCATCCCTGTGTTGTACAACCTCAATTGACGCAGGAATTCGCGGCAAAACTGCATTTAAAAATCCTGATAGTTGACGATGTAGAAGTCAATCAAATGGTGGCCGCCCAGATTTTAAACAAGTTAGGCTACAATTCCGATTATGCTAGCAGCGGCCGAGCAGCTTTGGATGCTTTGGAGCGTTCGGAATACGATATTGTGTTTATGGATATGCAGATGCCAGAAATGGACGGGCTGGAAACTACTCGCCTGATCCGCCAGCGGTTTGCGAGGGATTTGTCTTTACAAAATCCTGATTCAGCAGCTCGATTTTTAGCCACAGACGAGCAATCTGAGGATCTAACTTCCCCCAGGGAAAATGCCAAATCGACTTCTCCTTGGATTGTGGCGATGACGGCTAATGCGATGCAGGGCGATCGCGAGCTTTGTTTGGGAGCTGGGATGAATGATTATATCACTAAGCCGGTGCGAGTTCAGGCTATAGTTCAGGCGATCGCCGCTTTCGATCGAGAAACCGAGCGCTCCGAGTTTCATCCCGAGCTCAAAAATCCGCAGCCACAGCCGACAGACTTGGCTTCACAAGTTCTGTCTGGAGACGAGATGAAAAATGTTGAGCCGGAGATTGACGAAAATGCCTTTCAAGAGTTAAAGCATTTAATCGCCCGTGCAGGTGTTTTGATTTCACAAATAGAAGCTGGATCTCAATCGATACCGCCAAAATATCATCCTCATATTGAGGAAATTATAGCCGTTACGGGCAACATTCAATTGCCGGCTTTACCTGCTGTGACAAATCCCAGCTCAGCACCAGAAAAATCCCAAAATTCACCGCTAGCAGCCGCAGCAACATCTCTACCAAAAACAGCCACATCCGCGATCGAAGTGCCGCCTCTTGACAGTCAAACTTTTGAAGAAATCAAAGAGTTATTAGGAGACGAAGCCCAAGAATTTTGGAGCGAACTCGTTGAGAAATTTCTGGAAGTTGTACCGCCAAGATTGCAGCAACTCGCAGATGCTGTCAATCAAGCGGATGCTCCAGCCATGAAAGCCTCTGCTCACGCTCTTAGAGGTGCTTGTACGACAGTCGGAGCGCTCCCTTTGTTTCAATTGTGCGCCCAGCTAGAACAGATGGCGCGCAATGATACGATCGCCGGTAGCGAGGTTCTGATGTGCAAAATTGCCGCCGAATATCAACGGGTAAAAGCGGCTTTGCTATCTAGTTAA
- a CDS encoding protein-glutamate O-methyltransferase CheR, with protein sequence MTTVNYQLSTVNCQLSTVNCQLSTVNVLIIMPITIADFDYIRKLVYDRSGVFLAEDKMYLVESRLGIVAKEAGANSISGLVAELKKIKQQRFNPLYESIVEAMMTNETFFFRDVNPFEVLKTSVLPQLLKQSDGEGNLNIWCAACSSGQEPYSIAMLLREYFPQLARNQVKIIGSDISTAMLKRAISGCYAQHEVVRGLPPALLHKYFHHCGKEWQIKEDLRRAIEFRQINLTESFASVPQMDIIFMRNVLIYFDVQTKQSILARVRQVLRPNGYLFLGGGETTVNLDPAFELVQFEKGICYRLR encoded by the coding sequence TTGACAACTGTCAACTATCAATTGTCAACTGTCAACTGTCAACTGTCAACTGTCAACTGCCAACTGTCAACTGTCAATGTCCTAATTATCATGCCGATAACTATTGCAGATTTTGATTATATCCGAAAACTCGTATACGATCGCAGCGGTGTATTTTTGGCAGAAGATAAAATGTACCTCGTTGAATCGCGCTTAGGAATCGTAGCAAAAGAAGCCGGGGCGAATTCCATCAGCGGGTTAGTTGCAGAGTTAAAAAAAATTAAACAACAACGTTTTAACCCGCTTTACGAATCAATTGTCGAAGCAATGATGACGAATGAGACATTTTTTTTTAGAGATGTCAACCCATTCGAGGTGTTAAAAACATCAGTATTACCGCAATTATTAAAACAGAGCGATGGCGAGGGTAATTTAAATATTTGGTGTGCTGCTTGTTCCAGCGGCCAAGAGCCTTACAGTATTGCGATGCTGCTGCGCGAATATTTTCCGCAGTTGGCGAGAAATCAAGTCAAGATAATTGGTAGCGACATCTCTACAGCAATGCTGAAGCGAGCAATTTCTGGCTGCTACGCGCAGCACGAAGTAGTGCGGGGTTTACCACCAGCATTGTTACACAAATACTTCCATCACTGCGGCAAGGAATGGCAGATTAAAGAAGACCTCCGGAGGGCGATCGAATTTCGCCAAATTAACTTGACTGAATCCTTTGCATCTGTGCCTCAAATGGACATTATTTTTATGCGAAATGTCTTAATATATTTTGATGTTCAGACAAAGCAATCGATTTTAGCGAGAGTGCGGCAGGTGTTGCGCCCAAACGGCTATCTATTTCTAGGGGGAGGAGAAACAACTGTAAATCTTGACCCGGCTTTTGAGCTGGTGCAATTTGAAAAAGGTATATGTTATCGATTGAGATGA
- a CDS encoding chemotaxis protein CheW, producing MTEKTLICTFFVEELFFGIEVDKVQEIIRYQEMTRVPLAPPVVGGLINLRGQIVTAIDLRRRLDLCDRPIERLPLNVIVRSGDETVSWLVDDIGDVLEVSQADFETPPDTFTSKIRPLIRGAYKLEGQLLLFLDVDKVVDFSSQ from the coding sequence ATGACTGAAAAAACTCTAATTTGTACTTTTTTTGTGGAAGAATTATTTTTTGGTATAGAAGTTGATAAAGTGCAAGAAATCATCCGCTATCAAGAGATGACGCGAGTGCCGCTAGCGCCGCCAGTAGTGGGCGGATTGATCAATTTGAGGGGGCAAATTGTCACGGCGATTGATTTGCGGAGGCGGTTGGATTTGTGCGATCGGCCTATCGAACGATTGCCTTTAAATGTAATCGTCAGAAGTGGCGATGAAACAGTCAGTTGGTTAGTCGATGATATTGGAGATGTCTTAGAAGTATCTCAAGCGGATTTTGAAACTCCTCCAGATACTTTCACCAGCAAAATACGCCCGTTAATTCGAGGTGCGTACAAGCTAGAAGGTCAGTTGTTGCTATTTTTAGATGTTGATAAAGTTGTAGATTTTAGCAGTCAATAG
- a CDS encoding peroxiredoxin produces MLTSTDFSGLLNQRFFQNLLPVPATNVLKLGQMTPDFELPDINNGKVVRLSNYRGDKPVVLAFTRIFTEKQYCPFCFPHIKALNENWERFADRNIELLMVTSTDDRQSQIVVKDLGLKMPLLSDPSVRVFRAYETGQALGAPLPAQFVLDEQGKLIFKHMFSFIDHNASVETLLKCFDK; encoded by the coding sequence ATGCTGACTTCTACTGATTTTAGCGGCTTGTTAAATCAGCGGTTTTTCCAAAATTTATTGCCTGTTCCCGCGACTAATGTACTGAAGCTGGGACAGATGACCCCAGATTTTGAATTGCCGGATATTAATAATGGCAAAGTGGTGCGGCTGTCGAATTATCGGGGCGATAAGCCGGTAGTTCTGGCTTTTACTCGAATTTTTACTGAAAAGCAATATTGCCCTTTCTGTTTTCCTCACATTAAAGCTTTGAATGAAAATTGGGAACGGTTTGCCGATCGCAATATAGAATTATTGATGGTTACAAGCACCGACGACCGCCAAAGCCAAATTGTGGTTAAAGATTTAGGCTTGAAAATGCCTCTTTTGTCCGATCCAAGCGTAAGAGTGTTTCGGGCTTATGAAACAGGTCAAGCTTTGGGTGCTCCTTTGCCCGCTCAGTTTGTTTTGGACGAACAGGGAAAACTGATCTTCAAACATATGTTTTCTTTTATCGACCACAATGCTAGTGTAGAAACTTTGCTGAAATGTTTCGATAAGTAA
- a CDS encoding transcriptional regulator, with product MNNNQLSAIETEEEYDRLLAVAQRLTFAKNRTPEERALHKLLVTLIEVYEAQNYAIDKSDPHEILQHIMEASGTRQADLVGIVGSSGVVSEVVNGKRAISKAQAKALGDYFKVSPSLFI from the coding sequence ATGAACAATAATCAGCTATCAGCTATCGAGACTGAGGAAGAATACGATCGCCTCCTAGCAGTGGCCCAGCGGCTGACATTCGCAAAAAACCGCACTCCAGAAGAAAGAGCTTTACACAAGTTATTAGTAACGCTAATTGAAGTTTATGAGGCCCAAAACTATGCGATCGACAAATCCGATCCTCACGAGATTTTGCAACACATCATGGAAGCCAGTGGCACTCGTCAAGCTGACTTAGTGGGCATCGTTGGATCTAGTGGCGTAGTTTCTGAGGTTGTGAATGGCAAGCGAGCAATTAGCAAAGCACAAGCTAAGGCACTCGGCGATTATTTTAAAGTGTCGCCTAGTTTGTTCATTTAA